Sequence from the Thermocoleostomius sinensis A174 genome:
AGTGATGACCGGACGATCGATTGGCAAGTCATGCCGTAGGCGCATTGCATCCATTGCTTTTGGCTCGGCGATTTCTAGCTTCACTGGAATCCCTGTCACATGCAGCAGTGATGGATCAACTCCGCGCCGCACCAATACATCCGCTGTCAGTGCGCTCGGCAGAAAATATCCCGTTACCCCATAGTTAATCCAAGTACTATGGGCAATGACATCGGTGATCACGACGTAGTGCGGTTGGGGGAGTTCCTCAGCTTGGTTGAGAAGTTGCAAAATACGACTGGGGATTTGCTGAACACAAATGATGATGTCTGGATTGGTCTGTTTAACCAAGTTTTCTAGGCGTTTAAAAAACGGTCGCTCTAGTTGAGCCAGCACTAGATTACCGTTCATAGAATCTTCTAGATCGTCAATATCGCTGCCTTCGTAGATCACGCGATAAAGTTCTGGAGCCTTTTCACTGAGCCGCTTGTAGAGCCGAGTCAACGTTTCTCTCAGAATTGGACTCGCGTAGTCAAACGCATCTTCAATTTGCAGTTCCACATCTGAGTAGTGAGCAAAGGCTTGTTCTAATGCCTTCGCAGCATGAAGATGACCCGATCCTAAAGAGGCATATAAAATTAAAATCCGTGGCATATTGGAGGCTCCTAGATAGTGGGGCTG
This genomic interval carries:
- a CDS encoding MGDG synthase family glycosyltransferase, with translation MPRILILYASLGSGHLHAAKALEQAFAHYSDVELQIEDAFDYASPILRETLTRLYKRLSEKAPELYRVIYEGSDIDDLEDSMNGNLVLAQLERPFFKRLENLVKQTNPDIIICVQQIPSRILQLLNQAEELPQPHYVVITDVIAHSTWINYGVTGYFLPSALTADVLVRRGVDPSLLHVTGIPVKLEIAEPKAMDAMRLRHDLPIDRPVITLFGGGLHRKRVRLVVSQLLESNRPGVLVVAAGRNEELLEAIEDLENGPQMQLRKVGMIDYVDDLVTASDLVITKAGGLITSEVAARGTPMVIIDPFPGQEEWNADAIAAYGAGVQLRLPEMVPPTVLHLLNNPEQLSFMRDRARLIGQPRAALTIAERVMDDWRSRTQPSGETVPQPV